A region from the Schistocerca serialis cubense isolate TAMUIC-IGC-003099 chromosome 1, iqSchSeri2.2, whole genome shotgun sequence genome encodes:
- the LOC126424626 gene encoding uncharacterized protein LOC126424626, producing MDEIDTELLITLVEVRPVLWDKTLDAYRDRIATKNAWREVCVALKQDFDEMEDKDKNAFGIEVIRRWTNLRDSFVKSNIKIQAAKKSGSAAKKMKKYVYSDQLQFLKKLYDARETEDSFQSERTARLEEDIETQGSVENTENVSGPFDTAPTQQTSKSECHTNRKHRKPDAIEMKILRALEEDKPCSKMSFLLSLKPHLEKFDEQDYLQFQMGVLKVIENIYERRNILTAQPPPFTHYTPPMPYNNRFQAYSYSPMENAAPISSYHTHQIRPPPAAPNPTTFLEQPLQTSQGRSSYQRINKVPPPYPSPSTSSHEGPPSTTQFYNVFAESLSPQSDSTVSPATNSLVSTADIDIDFSTS from the exons atggatgaaattgatactgaacttttgataaccttggtggaagtaagacctgttctgtgggacaaaactctagatgcgtatagagatcgtattgctacaaagaatgcttggcgggaagtttgcgtagcactgaagcaagattttgatgagatggaagacaaagataaaaatgcgtttg gtatagaagtaatacggaggtggaccaatctacgagactcctttgtgaagtcaaacataaaaattcaagctgcgaaaaaaagtggctcagcagcaaagaaaatgaaaaagtatgtatattctgatcagctgcagtttctaaaaaagctgtatgatgctcgagagacggaggacagttttcaatcggaacgcaccgccagactggaagaagatatagaaacgcagggctccgtcgaaaatactgagaatgtttctgggccatttgatacagcacccacacaacaaacatccaaaagcgagtgccatacaaacagaaaacatagaaaacctgatgcaatcgaaatgaaaatattacgagctctggaagaagacaaaccttgcagcaaaatgtcatttttacttagtctgaagcctcatctggaaaaatttgatgaacaggattatcttcagtttcagatgggagtcctcaaagttatagaaaatatatatgaaaggagaaatatattgacagctcaacctcctccatttacccattacacacctcccatgccctataataatagatttcaagcttattcttattcacctatggaaaatgctgctccaatatcctcttaccatacgcatcagattcgtcctcctccagctgcaccaaacccaactacttttctcgaacaaccattacagacttctcaaggtcgcagttcttatcaacgaattaataaagtgccaccaccatacccttcgccttccacaagtagccatgaaggcccaccatcaacaacgcagttctacaacgtttttgcagagagcctgtcgccacaaagtgacagtacagtcagtcctgctacaaactctttggtttcaactgctgatattgatattgacttttctacttcataa